ctgctcctgcagcagcagctctccaggagcgCTGTTCTGCTCACGCCGTGAAGTCCTGGGTGGCCAGGTTGAAGACGTTGCTCTCCATGGACCTTTGCCACGTGCCCCAGTTCCTCCTGATCTCAGCCTGGACCTGCACCGACGACATGGGTGGTGCTggcacccagggacaccagATGGAGGGGACTGGGGGGCAAGAGGAACTGTCCCTGCCCACCCCTGGCTTTGGGGCACCctcagggtgtccctgtgcccactgTGGTGCCCGGGGTTGGGGTGGGGACACACACTCACCTCCCCGTTGAGGAAACAGTAGAGCAGAGCCACCAGGAAGCCCTGGAGAGGACAGGCAGAGTAATTTGCACCCAGAGGAAGGGGCTGGACCCCTCTGTGCTCATCTTCTCCTTGCCCTTACCTCATCCCACACCTCTGACCCACCGCAGAGGAAATCAGAGCCAGgttctccaggccctgccccaggtgtTTGGGGGCACCCTCTCCCGAAAGAGACCAAACCCCCACATTCCAGAGGGTCCTGGTGTGATTTGGGGTGGGGCCATGGGCCTTTCCCTGCCCTTCTCACCTGGTAGGAGCCCAGCACCAGCTCGAAGTAGAGCCGGGCGTCCACGCCCACGTGCTCGGGGAAGAGCGCGAACACCACGTAGTGCACCCCAAAGAGGGGGATGAGCAGCAGCGTGGACTTGGTCAGCCTCCTGTGGAGAGGGAcgggggtctgggggctcctgctgccccatgAGACCTCCCCAAAACCTTGGTCTCAGCCCCAAGGAGGTTCTGTGTGAGAGGCAAGTGTTGGAGGCTCCAGGGCTGTCCTCCAAGGAGGGTCCCTCTGCCCTGGGACCCCgaggtgggcacagccctgtccccaccccagaCCCCAGGGttggcacagccctgtccccttaCATGTACTGCTGCTTGTGGGTTCTGCTGAGGTCCGGGCACCGGATCTTCTGTGCCAGCATCCTGGTGACGttgaggaagatgaggaagttCACCTGTCCCAGGAGGCCACACCTCAGGCTCTGCGCAGCCCCTGGCTGGGTCCCCTGGCCATGTGGGACCCTGGCTCTGGGGTGGGACTCTCAGGGAGCACACTCACAAATATGGCCAGGAGGATGGGAGCCTTGATCACCCACCAGTACACACTGGAGTAGTCATCCCAGCACCTACAGGACAGCAGAGGTGGCTCTGGCACCCACTGGGACCTGTGTGGCCCAGCTGTCCCCCTGCCATTTCTTTGGCCAGACCCCTGACCCCTTTGCACCGCTCTTGCCACAGAACCCaccagaaaacagaaataacatTTAAATGAAGTGCTGGCCCAGTCCTCCCCTCCTGAGCATCCATCCCATGCCAAAGGTTCATTTCCCAGCCCTTGGACTGGGACACGTGGCTGAGGTGGCCTGGACAAGGCCAAGGGACAGCTGCTCTTACCCGTGGTTGTCATACTGGAGCCTGGTGAGCACCCACACCCCGACTGTGACCATGGGGACACCTgcaaggacaggacacaggCAAGGATGGTCCCTCCGGTGCTCTGGGAagcccctgtgccacccctctgtcccttgtccccagaaACATGTGTCTAGCTCAGTTCTGGATGTGGCAGGAAGGTGACAACCTTCCCACCTTCTCCAGGAGAAGGAAATGGTGCCCATCACCGGTGCTGTGTCTGTATCACCTCCTGTCCTCATGCTCTTCCATCACACCCAGGCACCTGGGATGGGCATTCCCAGCCTCGAGTGGGTGTGGGAAGAAGGGAGGAGCTATCCTGATCAGGCCatgcttccagcagctctgggctctggcaggAACAGGTGGGTGTCCACCAAGGCATGCAGGAGATGTTGGGGTGGGGacatcctggagcagccctggggacctCTGGCCAGGTGGGTGTCAGATCAGGCCATTCCCAGGTGGTTCCTGCCCAGGGATGTCCAGGATGTCCCCAGGCTCACCCCAGCCCATGAGGACGTAGCCCCAGGTGTAGCTCCTGTCGCAGGTGaaggtgagcagcagcagcgtctGCAGGTACAGCCCCTCCACCAGCAGCCAGTAGAAGTTGGCCAGCACTGAGTACTGGAAGAAGGCgatggctgccttgcaggtcacctgccaggggaggaggggacagctcagggtgcagcacagcctgccctgggggcatggGGGACTGTCACCCTCCTGTCCACCCTCTTGAGGACACCTGTGATGGCCTTTCAGTGATGGCTTTTCAATGATGGCCTTTCAGTGATGAACTTTCAGTGCAGCCCAGAgactctgccccagcccctcacatCACTTGCAccaggttctgctctgcctgtgccccACGGGCAGGTGACCACGGGCTTGTAGGATCTTTAAAAACCCCGTGGTTGTGTTTGTGGTGTTCTCAGTGCCGTGTCTTCCCTCAGGGGTTCCTGTTTTGATTGAAAACCTCAAATCTGAGCAGCACCTGGTGCTggtgggctgtgctgagctttAGCCCCACTGGGGGACAcccagcctgaggccagagCAGTTTTGAGGACAAAACTTGTTCCCTGCACGGAGGGAAATGCAGAAATGCTGAACctccccagggccacccaggACAGAATTTCCTCCATCCCACagcctctctctcctctctgcagTGACAAATCCCCCCAGGTCCCACCAGTTCCCCCCAAGgagcccctgctgctctccctgctgtgctccagggctgggtttggagcagtTTGGGATTCACCGTGGACATTGTGCAGTGGTCAATGGACTCATCCGAGAAGAGGACGTGGTCCTTGATGAACACGGCCGTGCCCCGCAGGATGAAGGAGGTGAAGAAGTGGATGTGGATGGAATTCCTGGTGCAGTGCAGCTTCCTGCAGGAGGGAGAGATGGGCTGGGCCCAAACAGGGGCAGAGAAGGTGCTTTGGTGTCCCCTTCCCTGGGATCACTGCTGGTGATGGTCACAAAGCCCTGGAGAAGCTTTCCTGCTCTAAAATCAGGAAGGGCAGGGTTGTGTGGcatctgaaaaaatcccttcacccaggatttttctcctgggaagctgagacaCCTCAGAGaaaattcttatctcatttgcttctcctgtgttgtgctcatgtggaatgtgtttggagattgtttacccacaggtgattgttccattgcattctgctgggagttgttttcactctttggccaatcagggccaagctgtgttgggactctggaaagagtcacgagttttcattattatctttataGCATGCAGTAAGTATCccttctgtattctttagtatagtatagtattctttaatagaatatagtatcataaagtgataaatgagccttctgagaacatggagtcaggtgCATCATTCCTGCATTTGTTGGGGAACCTCTGCAAATACAATAGTGCTGTGCTTGGGGCTGCTCAAGGACAAGAGAACATCCCAGAAACCTCTGGAGAGCCCaaacctgcagcacagggacatcTCCAAAACCAGAACCCGAGAGGGCCACCAGGGAAGGACAAGGCTGCCATTgctctcctgccttccctgttTCCCTGTTGGCTGGGATGGGACCTGGTTGCTCCAGAggggccaggctgggggcagctgtTCCTTCTGGGATTTGTCCCGTGTCCCTCTagccctggagctggagcagctcccagccctacCTGAAGCAGCAGaagatgccgatggccaggagCAGCGCTGCCAGCGATGTGGAGTAGCCACAGGTGTAGAGCACCTTCATGGTGACAAAGTGGCCTCTCTGCAAGGGACAGCACCAGtggagggaggggacagggactgggaagTGCTGGTGTGGGGcaagcagggacagccaggggtgATGGGATAAGCCAGGAGCATCTCCATGGTTCTTTGGCCAGTGGGTAGTGTGGGAACACAGGAACATGGGGCAGTGTGGGACCATGGGGACATGGAGACGTGGGGCagtgtggggacatggggaaatgggggcatggggacatggggccatggggacacggggctATAGGGCCATGAGGACATGGGGAAATGGGGCCATAGGGAAATGGGGACaggtccccacagccccaggggtcCCACGTGCCTTGGTCTCGGTGTCATTGCTGCTGCCAAGGGTTTCCAGCTGGCAGGCACTGTGGtagggggggctgggggggctccagccccactcaGTGCAGTTCCtctggatcagccctgcaggacaAGGAGGAACCTCAGGGGAGCCACGGGTGTCACCTCTAAGGGCACCCCCAGAATGCCCGGCCTGGAacagacagggacagcagcGTGGTACCCATgggctgtcccatccctccctGATCCCATTGCTCCATCCAGACCCTAtcactgcccttccctcccagaCCCCATCCCTCCCTCGCAAAATCCCATTGCTACCCCATCCCTTCTGGATCCCATGGCCCCatgcctggagctgccaggaaaACTTCTGACGGGGTGTGAACACAAGCACAGATCCCTCCAGGAGAAGGGAATTGGGAATTAAGGCTGTAAAAGTGCTCATTCATCCTGTGAGGGCTCCGTCGAGCCTCTCCTGAGCTGTTCCTGCCCCAAAGCAAACATTTCCCAACATTTCCTGAATTACTCCTGTCTGAGGAAGTGCTGGGATGTTCCAGTGGGAGCTCGGGAGCCCTGGGATGGTGAGTGGGAAAGGAGGGCAATGAGGGGACTGTCCTGGTGTCACCAGGATGGGGATGAGGTCCCCAAGAGCTCCACCCACAGAGGGATGAAAGGATTTGGGTCCCTGAATCTCTGTTTTCCTGtcgctgctggggctgcagttTCCACCGAGGACATTttgggagaggcaggagctgtggggtcggagggaagggctggggtgGCTCAGGGGCCCTGGCAGGGCGGGTGGGGCCGTGGGATGAGCGATCCCCACTGGATTCAGACCTTTGGACTTCTTGAAGACGCTCAGGATCTCGGGACAGGCGACGCCTCGGGACTGGCCACGGGGCAGGGCGGGCCAGCAGCTGAGCCCGTCCCACTCGGTcgggcagcctggggagggagaggaccccagggcagggaattcctgctgtgcctcagtttccccactgATGCCATCAGTCTCTAAAAACCTGCCAGCCTCCAGTGCTCCTTCAGCCcagcttccccttcccttcccttcccttcccttcccttcccttcccttcccttcccttcccttcccttcccttcccttcccttcccttcccttcccttcccttcccttcccttcccttcccttcccttcccttcccttcccttcccttcccttcccctttcccccttcctttcccctttctggaccatcctgcctcagctcctgggctcCTCGGGATCCCCTTTCAGCTCCTGTGGGAactcctggggctgtgtcagacccagctcctgtgggaaccccctgtgtgtgccatgggctgggattTGCCTGTGCCTCCTGAAATAACCCAAatttagtttgggtttttgcacCTGGAGGCTGAGCTCGGGATGTGTCCCCAAGGACAGAAGGAAGTCATGCAAGGGTTTCTGCGTGACTTAAGATTAAACAACTTTTGCTTCCCTATCCAGCACTGAAATCCTGTTTGAATTATTCTCCAATTTTCTAGGGCCAGGCAGATTCGGGGCTGGGGGAATTTGTGATGGGACAAGGAGATCCCAGTGCAGgccagctcctgtcccagcacagctccatcatTAACCCTGCAGATCCACATTATTCATGGAGGAATTGGACAGGTCTGATGAATTTCCTCTGATTTCAGCCTGGGGATGGCagtcctggcagggagggatttGCATCCACAATGCCAAAGTGGGGCTTGGTTTTTGTTCTGGAGGATCAGGGAAGCGAGCACAGAATTGGGATCATCCCTGAGAGCATCCCCCCATTTCTTGGGGTCATGGGAGcagggaatcctggaatggtttgggttggaatggatcTTAAAGCCCGTCCAGTttcaccccagccatggcagggacacctcccactgtcccaggctgctccagccccaatgtccagcctggccttgggcactgccagggatccaggggcagccccagctgctctgggcaccctgtgccagggcctgcccaccctcacagggaacaattcccaattcccaatatcccatccagccctgccctctggcactgggagccattccctgggtcctgtccctccatcccttttccccagtccctctccagctctcctggagccccttcaggccctggcaggggctctgagctctccctggagccttctcctctccaggtgagcactcccagctctcccagcctggctccagaggagCCTTTGGAGCCTCTCCAGGGCCTCCTCTGGAATTTTAACCCCCACAGTCCAGAGGATGCCATAGATATGGTGCAAgaaatggaagaggaaaggctgggggtgctcacctggagaggagaagctccagggagagctcagagcccctgccagggccaaaaggggctccaggagagctggagagggactggggacaagggaaggagggacaggacccagggaatggctcccagtgccagagggcagggatggatgggatattgggaatgaggaataaGGAATGAGGAGTAAGGAATGAGGAGTAAGGAATAAGGAATGAGGAATAAGGAATAAGGAATAAGGAATAAGGAGATCCCAGGGCCCTCCCACACTGTCCATGGGATCTGAGCCTGTCCTGGAGTCCTGCTCCCCACACTGGTGCAagcagggaaagggatgggTGCAGCTCaggtgggcaggggcagcaggagccccaggattAAACCCAGATTTTAATTATGCATTCCCACATCTCGGATATTTTCCTGCAGTGAGGTTCCTTCCCCTTGGCTGGCACAGTTCAGGTTGCAAAATGGACCTTTTCCAATCAATTTGGCTTTTCCCTGCTAAGCTGAAGCATAAATGACATCTCTGCAAAGTTACTTAAGCAATTATGCACCTTCATATGCATTTATTGCTTAATTTTTCCACTGCTATGAGATGAAACCCCTGGAATTATACATTCCTTATTCTCCAGGTGACAGTTTTTGCCTGGGATTTGGGCCATTCCACTTTTGGATGGAAACTGagatgcaatttaaaaaaatgatgtCCAAAAGCAGCACTAGAAAATTGGTTTTTCAACCAGTTAATTCATTTAAAATCCCAGATATGGGAAAACTGAGATGCTCAAAAAATGTTTGGCAGTAGAATTTACTGAATTAGGAAGGGGAGCAGATGTGAGATGGTGACACCACAGAATGACCCCGGTGCTGGtggccacagggctggcatTGGTGccaagggatggaggggacTCTGCCAGGGGCATGGACCAATCCAGCACAGCCATGTTCCATGAATCCCTCCCTGTGGGGgtgagaaggctccagggagagctcagagccctaaagggcctaaaggggctccaggagagctggagagggactggggacaagggatggaaggacaggacacagggaatggctcccagggCCAGagatggatgggagattgggaattgggaattgttccctggcaaggtggggaggggctgggatggaattcccagagcagctggggctgcccctggatccctggcagtgcccaaggccaggctggacattggggctggagcagcctgggacagtgggaggtgtccctgccatggcaggggtggcactgggtgagcttTGAGCTCCCTCCCAATCCCACCCACTCCAGGATTCTCTAAACCCACCAGGGCTGAGTTCTGTCTGTTGTTTGCATCCCCCAGTCCCCTCTATCCCATCCCAACAGCATTTCTGGGGCTCTCCAGGGATTCTCCTTGACCTTTGCCTTGGTGCTGCTCTCCGTCTCCCCGGAAATCCCAAATCCACGCGTGCTCTGCAATCCCCTCCCATGGTCACCCTCCAGGGACTCCTCAGGaactcctccctgctcccagggagctgttccaggctcaccctgccctgcctgccccgggctggggctctCACTCCGGATCCTCTGCAGAcattcctcctccagctgctggaagtGGAGGACGACGAAGCAGTCGGGATGAGTCCCCTGCACCTTGGAGAGGAGAAAGGGCAGGCAGGAAAAccatggaattgtggaattggAGTAATGGAATTGTAGAAATGGAGTcatggaattgtggaattggAGTAATGGAATTGTAGAAATGGAATCATGGATTTGGGGTAGAAGGGACCACAAACACATCCCAGTCCCCACCTGccatggaattgtggaattggAATTATGGAATTGTGGAAATGGAATCATGGagctgggttggaaggggccacACACCCATCCCAGTCCCCACCTGCCATGGAATCGTGGAATTGGAGTCATGGAGTTGTGCAATTGGAGTAATGGAATTGTAGAAATGGAATAATGGagttgagttggaagggaccacaagcccatcccagtccccccctgccatggaattgtggaattggAGTCTTGGAATCGTGGAATTGGAGAcatggaattgtggaattggGGTAATGGTTGTAGAAATGGAATCAtggatttgggttggaagggaccacaaaCCCATCCCAGtctccccctgccatgggcacggACACCTCCCATTATCCCAGTGGGATGTGGGCACAGCAAACctcacattcccagctctgggttttgccagcagagctgatggAGCACCAGGGAGAATGCCCAGATGCCAAAGATGTGAGAGATGTGGTGGCTACAGGGACTGGATTGTCAGGGAATCCCTGCTTTGGGATTTGCCTCCTCGGCTCCCAGCTGGAGAACTGGGAGACGGAGGCTGAACTGGGAGATGCCAGGAACTCTGTCTGTCCATtgctgggtgtccctgcccaatTCCCAAGTTCCATGCCCATTCCCACACATCTGTGTCCATTCCCAAGTGTGtgtgcccattccctgcccatTCCCAAGTGTCTGTGCCCATTCCCACACATCTTTTCCCATTCCAAAGTATCTGTGCCCATTCCCAAATGTCCATGCCCATTCCCAAGCATCCCTCCATGCCCAttcccacatccctgcccatTCCCAAGTGTCCATGCCTATTCCCATATATCTCTCCATGCCCAttcccacatccctgcccatTCCCAAGCCTCCCAGCAGGttcagggctggctggggcacCCCTGATGCCCAGACCTGGGGTTGAGTTGCTGATTGTTTCAGTGAGGGGCCAGAGGTGtaagagctgcaggaacagagGGATGAGGGTGGATTCCTGAGCTTCCCAACACAGGGAAGTGTGGGACcttggagcatccctgggctgagccctgccctgcctgtcctggcCAAGCAGCTGCTCCTCGGGGTCCCCTCACCTCCCCCAGGAGATTTTGTGTCCTTTTCCTGCTGAACACAAGATTTCAAGGGaatttcagcctggaaaaggcaTTTGGGGATGGCTTTGGATGCAGCATTGGGAAGGCCCAGgaattctcctcctcctccatcctgcCAGTGATGGGGGACATGGATGGGGCAGGGGGGTTTCTCTCACCTCTCTTTGGCTGCAGAgttgtgggtttggtttgttatttatggcagcagggccaggatgctggagcaggaacagggaatGTGCAGGGCTCCCTTCcgagctccctgcagggcagggaattcctgctgtgcctcagtttcccccctgGAAGGGGCCTGATGCCAACAGTCTCTGAAACCCTGTAAGCCTCGAGTGCTCCCtcagcccagcttcccttccccttccccttccccttgccCTTCCCCTTGCCCTtgcccttccctttccctttttccctttcccttttttccctttcccttttttccctttcccttttttcccttcgccttttttccctttcccttttttctcttttttcccctttccctttcccctttccactttcccttttttccttttccctttcttccttttctcttttttccttttcttttttttccttttcccttttttcttttcccttttttctcttttttccctttttgccctttccccccttttccccccttttttccccttttttcctttttccctttttccctttttccctttcccttttttccttttcttttttcttttccttttttattttttccttttctctttttctccttttccatttttttcttttctcttcctcttctgctttcctttcccttttcctttcccttttcctttcccttttcctttccctttttcctttcactttttccttttccctttttcccttttcctttccctcttttccttttcccttttttcccttctcctcccatttcccctccctcccctttccccagcacagcctgaccagcccagggctcttcctctccctctggCAGCACAACCACCCCAGTCCCCCCCTTCCCGCAGGGATTTGGTGCCAGCCACGCCCATggccctgtcctgggggtcaCCCAcggttgtccctgtcccctgcacccccagccccccaacCCCTGTGCCTGGGGGTGCTCCGGGTGATGTGGGGTGGAGGATCCGTTCCCAAGGGATTATCCCTGGGACCCAAACCCTCGGGACCTCTGCCCTGGGGGGGTCCCTGAGCACTGCCGGGTCCTGCGGGGTCCCAGCAGCACCTTTGTCACCACAttgtccccaggagctgtgggaaaGTCCCCAAGGGGCGCTGGCAGGTCTGGAGCATGAGAgacggggatgggatgggatgggatgggatgcgataatgggatgggataatgggaggGGTTGGGATGCCATGGGCGCCCCCACCCGGGGCAGGAGGACCCTtcactgctcccagccccggGGGTGTCTGGCATGGGGGacccccggtgccccccgcgctgtccccgcgctgtccccggGGCCACTCACCTGGAGcgtggggaggagcagcagcagcagcagcgagcgggcccggggcggctgcCAGGGACCCcccatggctgcagcagcggggtCCCGAATCTGTCCCCGAGGGtctggggacagcccagctcctccttcacGGCCCGGGGCTCCGGGGGTGCCCCGCACCTCGCTGTCCTCTGTCCTGCCCCGTGTCCCGCGGGACCCTTCCCTGCCCGTGTCCCCGCTGTGCTGTCGCTGTCCCcgctgtgctgtccctgtccccgctgtgctgtccctgtccccgctgtgctgtctctgtcccctctgtgctgtcgctgtccccgctgtgctgtcgctgtcccctctgtgccgtccctgtccccgctgtgccgtccctgtccccgctgtgctgtcgctgtccccgctgtgctgtccctgt
The sequence above is a segment of the Agelaius phoeniceus isolate bAgePho1 chromosome 26, bAgePho1.hap1, whole genome shotgun sequence genome. Coding sequences within it:
- the LOC129131055 gene encoding vasoactive intestinal polypeptide receptor 1-like encodes the protein MGGPWQPPRARSLLLLLLLPTLQVQGTHPDCFVVLHFQQLEEECLQRIRSESPSPGQAGQGCPTEWDGLSCWPALPRGQSRGVACPEILSVFKKSKGLIQRNCTEWGWSPPSPPYHSACQLETLGSSNDTETKRGHFVTMKVLYTCGYSTSLAALLLAIGIFCCFRKLHCTRNSIHIHFFTSFILRGTAVFIKDHVLFSDESIDHCTMSTVTCKAAIAFFQYSVLANFYWLLVEGLYLQTLLLLTFTCDRSYTWGYVLMGWGVPMVTVGVWVLTRLQYDNHGCWDDYSSVYWWVIKAPILLAIFVNFLIFLNVTRMLAQKIRCPDLSRTHKQQYMRLTKSTLLLIPLFGVHYVVFALFPEHVGVDARLYFELVLGSYQGFLVALLYCFLNGEVQAEIRRNWGTWQRSMESNVFNLATQDFTA